Proteins encoded in a region of the Falco rusticolus isolate bFalRus1 chromosome 10, bFalRus1.pri, whole genome shotgun sequence genome:
- the BPIFB2 gene encoding BPI fold-containing family B member 2, protein MVNLLAPSILLSLLVPVHSLRSPDCGGILTPSGLSYLAEVSKPHTEAVLRQNLMAPTVPDLFLSSPKPSRNQINSVEVSKLSLSLIPDTGLQLSIDVDLGITPAPSTTKVIRLSILVELHTEMNPEGYLEVVTPSCKSTAEEVQSTEETESKSSSSDMDKEINVNKICLEVSKLLLLPNEQLVSLTAQFPITPSCQVQYLPLAAPVFSEQGITISLQTTFQVAGMAIPLPVSPVPFSMPEPASSSSSHLTLAFSEHFYTSLFFALEMAGSFNMTIPSPLTTATMAQKITQVGSLFQEDVPVVLQAVFRSSPQVVLEEGKAALKLFLTIHVGAGLPAFQSFLSVNVDMSAGLLLSVVDTRMMISAAAIEDTVLSLAASNVGPIPVALLEELFLPTIREEVPAQMNVVLSEGVFLPHISSFTYTDVNVIIHKDYVLVPCNLKLQMKIGK, encoded by the exons ATGGTGAACCTCCTTGCCCCGAGCATCCTCCTGAGCCTCCTGGTCCCCGTGCACAGCCTCAGGTCACCCGACTGCGGGGGCATCCTCACCCCATCAGGACTGAGCTACC TTGCTGAAGTTTCAAAGCCACACACGGAGGCAGTCCTCAGGCAGAACCTAATGGCCCCCACAGTCCCAGACCTGTTTCTCAGCTCCCCAAAGCCCAGCAG GAATCAAATTAACTCTGTCGAAGTCTCCAAGCTGTCTCTGTCACTCATCCCTGACACCGGACTGCAGCTGAGCATCGATGTGGACCTTGGCATCACACCTGCCCC ctcaACCACCAAGGTGATCAGACTGTCCATCCTGGTGGAACTCCACACAGAAATGAACCCCGAAGGGTACCTGGAGGTGGTCACCCCTTCCTGCAAATCCACTGCAGAGGAGGTGCAGAGCACTGAGGAGACGGAAAG CAAGTCCTCTAGCTCAGACATGGACAAGGAGATTAACGTCAATAAG ATTTGCCTGGAAGTCTCCAAATTGCTGCTTTTGCCAAATGAACAGCTGGTGTCTTTGACAG CTCAGTTCCCCATCACGCCAAGCTGCCAGGTCCAGTACCTGCCCCTGGCTGCCCCCGTGTTCTCCGAGCAGGGAATCACCATATCCTTGCAA aCAACTTTCCAGGTGGCAGGGATGGCGATCCCCTTGCCAGTCAGCCCTGTGCCGTTCAGCATGCCTGAGCCGGCGAGCTCCAGCTCTTCCCACCTCACCCTGGCTTTCTCTGAGCACTTCTACACCAGCCTCTTCTTCGCCCTGGAAATGGCTGGATCCTTCAACATGACCATCCCG agccCACTGACCACTGCCACCATGGCACAGAAGATCACTCAG GTGGGCTCCCTCTTCCAGGAGGACGTACCGGTGGTGCTGCAGGCTGTGTTCAGGAGCTCACCTCAGGTGGTGCTGGAGGAAGGCAAGGCAGCCCTGAAGCTCTTCCTCACCATCCATGTTGGGGCGGGATTGCCAGCTTTCCAGAGTTTCCTGAGTGTGAACGTG GATATGTCTGCAGGACTCCTCCTTAGCGTCGTCGACACCAGGATGATGATCTCTGCAGCAGCGATAGA GGATACTGtgctcagcctggctgcctcCAACGTGGGTCCCATTCCG GTTGCCTTGCTGGAGGAGCTATTTCTGCCCACAATCCGTGAGGAGGTACCGGCTCAGATGAATG tGGTCCTGAGTGAAGGCGTATTCCTGCCCCACATCTCCAGCTTTACCTACACTGACGTTAATGTTATTATTCACAAG GACTATGTCTTGGTCCCCTGCAACCTCAAGCTACAGATGAAGATTGGAAAGTAG